The genomic stretch TGGTCGAGAGCACAGAGGCTGCTCTACAAACACTTGGTTCTGCCTGGAGGAAGGAATGGGGTGGTCGTGTGATTGCAGTAACAGGCAGTTGTGGTAAGACATCGACCAAAGAGGTTCTCGGTTTACTTCTCGGGGAAGAGGATACCTTTGTTACGCCGGGCAATTTGAATAACTACCTCGGAGTTCCCCTTAGTGAGCTGCAACTGCGAACCAAGCACAAGCGCGCGGTCTTGGAAGCGGGAATCAATGAGCCTGGCGAAATGGCAAACCTCGCCAGGATGATCGATCCTCAGGTGGCGGTAGTCACTACGATTGGCCCCGCCCATTTGGAGAAACTCGGCTCCTTGGAAAGGATCGCCGAGGAAAAAGCCCACTTGCCGTTACGGGCGAGCGAAAGAGTATTTCTGGGGCCTGCGTGCTCGGAATACGGAGCGTTTACAGAAGCAGGATTTTCGGATCCACACTGGCTTCTTCCGGTTGCTCGGACGATTATTCATCCCCCGGAGGGAGAGCTTTGGCGCTACAACGTGGTTTCAGATTTGGAGACCGGACAGAAGACCGTGCGGATTCGAAATCAAGTTGTCGTGGAATTTCCACTACCGGAGGTAACCGCCGGGATGGTTGAGAACATTTGCCTCGCACTGACTGTAGTCTTGCGGGAAGGGGTGTCTCTCGAGAAGGCGCTGAAACGTTTGGAGAATTGGTCCCCTGCTCGCCAGCGAGGTGAAGTGATCGAAGTCGGTGGTCGAACGGTTTATGCCGATCACTACAACGCAAACCCGGCCTCGTTTGCTGACGCGGTGACGTTCTTCCACAACCGATTTGAGGGGCAGACGAAAGTTTGGATACTTGGTGGAATGGAGGAGCTGGGAGAGGAGAGCCCGGCATGGCACCGCCAACTCGCAACCGCGCTTCCGGTAGAAGAAGGGGATCGGGTGTTTTTGGTAGGTGAGGCTACGAAAGAAATGATCTCCACGGTGGAACGCAGCTTAGGCAGTGAAGCTGTTCTGCAAGTCAACGCAGTCGAAGAAATTCTGGACAAGGTCAAAAGAACGGAAGGGATCATATTTCTGAAAGGAAGCAGAAAATTTCGGCTAGAAAAGGTTCTTGAGAGCCTGGCTGAAGACGTGAGCTAGATGGGGCTTTCAGGGTAGGGCCTGTATCAGATCTCATGCGAAGAAGCAGAGGTTTTCACTATCAATCCATTGCATCTCTTTCTGCACTCGGTCTGCTTCGTGAAAACAACGTTTTTGCTCAAACCAACCTTCAGACAAGCGTTGCGACGGTAACTGCAAACCACGGGTGCTCTTCAAATTCTTTCCAGTAAAAGGGGTCTACCACTGAGTAGGCGACCGGGCCGATGAGTGTTTCGGGCCATTCCACGGACTTGAATCCTGCATTCTCAAGCTCTTCCGTAATGGTTTCCGGGGTCCACATGGTGTTTTCCGCGCTCACGGTGTTGTCCTCTCCGTAGCGGATAGTCCAGCGGACGCGGGCCCCATCACCGTAGGGTCCGGAATGGGTGAAGGTCGCGTTGTCCTTTGCAAAGTTCTCGGGATAATGGAAGAGCGAATCAAAGTTACTCCCCATGTGAACGAAGCGTCCGCCAGGCTTGAGGATCGCTGCGAGTGAGCGACACATCGCCCGCAAATGGTCGCGGGATACCGCGTAGTCCAAGAGCCACTGCGCCGTGGCAACGTCGAATTGCCCCAACGAGTCGATAGATGCGGCAAGCTCTCCTCCATCGGCGACTTCGTAGCGAATGCCAAGGTGGGTTTCCTGCTCCTTCGCTCGGGCGAGTTTGACCATCTCTTCCGAAATATCGATTCCGACCACTTCCCTTGCTCCCATGAGGGCCAATGGTCGCGTAAAGTATCCGTCACCGCAGGCAACATCGATTACCCTTTTGCCTTGGAGCGAACCTAGCGCTGTGAACAGAGCATACGGCTCGGCGTACTGTTTCCAACGCACCGCTTTGGTCTGCAAGTAATCTTCCCCAATGTCGTCGTATTGCGTCCCCATGGAACGACAGTAATCGAATGCGGTAGACGATGGCGAGTGGAATACTCCTCTCTCCGCTGTCGAACTTGGGAGATTAGTGAAGGTAGGGCTTGCCAGAGCGAATAGATCAGTGGACGGAAGCCTGCTATTTCGGAGCGGTGTTTGAATCCCTATCCAAAAGCAGGTTTTCGTTCAATTTCTACTTGCCGTGAGATACCCTGGCGGAACCAAAATTTTCGGTCCGAATGGAGGAAGTCTTCTTAGTCCCATAGACTTTCCCCGACGGAACTCCAATTTCCCGTAGTCTCTTTCCGGCGTAGATATTTCGTTCAATTTCTTCCAAGGGAACGCCTTTGGTCTCGGGGAGGAACTTGATCGCGAGGGCAAGGCCGACCACGGTGAAGCAGGCGTAGATGAGCGTTGTGGTTGTCATACCAAGGTCCTGCTTCATGACTGGAAAAAGTTGGCTTACGAAGTAATCGACCAGCCAATTCGCCGCGACGGCGATGGACATGCCGATTCCCCGGAAGCGAATGGGAAAGATCTCAGAAATGATCAGCCACGCAAGCGGACCGGCACTGATCGCAAAGAAGATGATGTAGAGAAGAATGCTGGTGAAGATGAGGTAGGTCGTGAGGCCGGGCACCGTTCCCTGTGGAACGGCATTGGATTGATTTGAGGCACTCGCAGCGTCCGTCGCAGAGCTGGAAACTTCTTGGTTTGCGTTCGGGGCTCCCGTTTGCTGGACGGTCTGCACGGAAGATGTCTGGGAATGGACTTCGCTTGAGGGGGCTGGTCCGGCCGCCTGTGCCCGCTGGACTTCGTAGACGTGGAAGAGGTAGGCCTGGACACAGAGCATTACGACGATCCCGCTGACCCCTATGATCATCAGTTTCCTTCTGCCTAGACGATCGACGAGGAGAATGGAAACAACCGTCGCAATCAAATTGACAACCCCCATTGCGACCTGAGCCCACATGCTGGCTGCATTGCTGAAGCCGCCTTCTATGAAAATCTCAGGACCGTAATACATGTCTGAATTGATCCCAGTCGATTGCTGGAAGAACTGGAGGAAGAAGCCAAGAACGACTACCGGTAAAATCAGCCTTCCAAAAACGGCTCGGAGGGTGCCAGTTTCAGTGTTTTGGGTAGCCTCATGGATTTCTCCAAACGTTTTCCGAGCGTCATTCCTACCCATCATACGGGTAAGAATTTCGTATCCTTTGTGAAGCATCCCAGTCTCAATCAGCCACCGTGGGCTATCCGGCATCTTCAGCATTCCAAAAAGAAAGAGAAGAGCGGGCGCTAGGCCGCAGGCGATCATAACTCTCCAGTTGAGATCGTTGCTGGGGATGAACGTATCGACCACGACGCCTACGATGAAAGAGACGAGGATACCGACTACGATTGAAAGCTGGTACATGAACAGAATTCTTCCCCGCGATTCCGGAGGGGAAACTTCAGCCATATACATCGGGGTAATCACTGCAGAATTTCCTACCGCGAAACCCATCAGGAGCCTCGCAGCGACGAATACCCAGAAGCCAGGCGCAAGTGAGGCTACTGAAATTCCAAGAATGAAAAGGAACGCATTGAGGAGGAGCCCCTTTCGTCTTCCCAAAAGATTGGAAACTTTTCCGCCGAGAATTGCCCCAAATAGAGCTCCCAGCGGAACGCAGGCAACCCAAAGGCCCATGAGGAAAGGCTCCTCCGTGATTGAGAAATGCGCGTTTACTGCTCCGCCGCACGCGGCAGCGATTGAGGCATCAAATCCAAAAAGGACACCGGACATCGCCGCCACGATTCCGACGATGAAGCCACTGATCGGTTTCAGGACTCTTTTCTCAAAGTCGGTTTCCGCCTGCGCGAGAACTTGATGGATGGATTTGGGTAGGGAGGATGAGGTAGCAGAAGCTTCTTCAGTCATGGGAGAGATGGGATGGGGGAGTCATCTCTGAAAGGGGTTTTTCAGCAGATGAGTGGAAGTTAGAGGACTTTACAGTTTTTTGCGAATCGAAAATCAGACTCTCCAAATGTGGAGGGTGTGATTAAAAATGCGGGGTATCGGGCTAATTCCACCGATGCGGACTGGAGCCCGCGCTCCTCAAGACCATCACGATGGAGCGCGGACTTGAGTCCGCACCAGTGGAGTAGTGTGTTTTCCGTACTACCCCGTGGCTCTTATTGCACCCAAGAATGGGATTCAGCTCTGTCCTAGCTTGAGAATGGCGGGAGCGAAGAAGGGTGCAGGTTCTTCCTGTAGTTGCTTCCGGAATAGATTTCCGAGGCTACAGTCACCTTCACCACTTATTGCTCGGTCTTCTTCACACGCTTTCGAATCACCTCGCAATAGTCGGGATCTTTTTCGATTCCGGCCCATTTTCGGCCATGCTTTTCCGCTGCTGCTGCCGTGGTGCCGCTTCCTAAAAAGGGATCGAGGATCCAGTCGCCGATAGAGGAACTTGAGAGGACGAGTGCCTCGATAAGAGCGATCGGTTTTTGGGTCGGGTGTCCCACCTTTTCCTTTGATTGTCCTTTGAGTGACGGGAATCGAAGAATATTGGTTGCGTACTTTCCTTTGCGGAGGTGCTCCATGCGCGCCTCAGGATCCTTGTATCTTTTATCAGCGGCGTATTTGCGAATCGTCTCCTTATTGTAAGGGATGCGGACGGCGTCTTTGTTGAAATAAACGTGGCTAGAGGACGTTTTCTTCAGAGCAAGAATCATCTCAAACTGTGGAGTGAAAGAGTCCCGCCGTTCATTGTAGCCGACTGCACGGTCCCACACTATCAGATCATGAAATGCGAAGCGCTGACTAAGCTCGGCGCAAACCGATAGGAAGATGTGTTCCCGTTTTCCGGGTTGTCCAAAAATATAGAAAATCCCGTCTTCAGAGAGGTGGTTGAATGCCTTTTCCACCCAGCCGATTATCCATGTCAGATACTCTTCTTGG from Verrucomicrobiota bacterium encodes the following:
- the murF gene encoding UDP-N-acetylmuramoyl-tripeptide--D-alanyl-D-alanine ligase is translated as MIGRWRENWFESRGTNPKADGPMESVLKEGEVVFRRPFFDEQLSAEWINDADFAGATGFAIDSRKISAGEIFVALKTANRDGHDYLVDALSRNASAALVEHPREEVDLPQIVVESTEAALQTLGSAWRKEWGGRVIAVTGSCGKTSTKEVLGLLLGEEDTFVTPGNLNNYLGVPLSELQLRTKHKRAVLEAGINEPGEMANLARMIDPQVAVVTTIGPAHLEKLGSLERIAEEKAHLPLRASERVFLGPACSEYGAFTEAGFSDPHWLLPVARTIIHPPEGELWRYNVVSDLETGQKTVRIRNQVVVEFPLPEVTAGMVENICLALTVVLREGVSLEKALKRLENWSPARQRGEVIEVGGRTVYADHYNANPASFADAVTFFHNRFEGQTKVWILGGMEELGEESPAWHRQLATALPVEEGDRVFLVGEATKEMISTVERSLGSEAVLQVNAVEEILDKVKRTEGIIFLKGSRKFRLEKVLESLAEDVS
- a CDS encoding methyltransferase domain-containing protein; the protein is MGTQYDDIGEDYLQTKAVRWKQYAEPYALFTALGSLQGKRVIDVACGDGYFTRPLALMGAREVVGIDISEEMVKLARAKEQETHLGIRYEVADGGELAASIDSLGQFDVATAQWLLDYAVSRDHLRAMCRSLAAILKPGGRFVHMGSNFDSLFHYPENFAKDNATFTHSGPYGDGARVRWTIRYGEDNTVSAENTMWTPETITEELENAGFKSVEWPETLIGPVAYSVVDPFYWKEFEEHPWFAVTVATLV
- a CDS encoding sugar porter family MFS transporter, with the translated sequence MTEEASATSSSLPKSIHQVLAQAETDFEKRVLKPISGFIVGIVAAMSGVLFGFDASIAAACGGAVNAHFSITEEPFLMGLWVACVPLGALFGAILGGKVSNLLGRRKGLLLNAFLFILGISVASLAPGFWVFVAARLLMGFAVGNSAVITPMYMAEVSPPESRGRILFMYQLSIVVGILVSFIVGVVVDTFIPSNDLNWRVMIACGLAPALLFLFGMLKMPDSPRWLIETGMLHKGYEILTRMMGRNDARKTFGEIHEATQNTETGTLRAVFGRLILPVVVLGFFLQFFQQSTGINSDMYYGPEIFIEGGFSNAASMWAQVAMGVVNLIATVVSILLVDRLGRRKLMIIGVSGIVVMLCVQAYLFHVYEVQRAQAAGPAPSSEVHSQTSSVQTVQQTGAPNANQEVSSSATDAASASNQSNAVPQGTVPGLTTYLIFTSILLYIIFFAISAGPLAWLIISEIFPIRFRGIGMSIAVAANWLVDYFVSQLFPVMKQDLGMTTTTLIYACFTVVGLALAIKFLPETKGVPLEEIERNIYAGKRLREIGVPSGKVYGTKKTSSIRTENFGSARVSHGK
- a CDS encoding site-specific DNA-methyltransferase → MTWQPCSRGYLYEGDVSAGLKNPPSSSFQTIIADPPYFQVQTDEGWDNQWASQEEYLTWIIGWVEKAFNHLSEDGIFYIFGQPGKREHIFLSVCAELSQRFAFHDLIVWDRAVGYNERRDSFTPQFEMILALKKTSSSHVYFNKDAVRIPYNKETIRKYAADKRYKDPEARMEHLRKGKYATNILRFPSLKGQSKEKVGHPTQKPIALIEALVLSSSSIGDWILDPFLGSGTTAAAAEKHGRKWAGIEKDPDYCEVIRKRVKKTEQ